A single window of Chloracidobacterium thermophilum B DNA harbors:
- a CDS encoding ABC transporter permease: MNLTGKIGLVIVVGLLLVALVGPFFIPLERVTFQDLERSFDPPSWQHPMGLDENGRDILARVVYGARISLSVGVTVVVISATVGLLLGLLSGYAGGWVDRFISGFWFNVFLAFPGILLAIATVAFLGASLANLIFALCVIGWVGYARLIRAQVLKVREYDFVTAARALGASDLRILFRHILPNAVQPLIVQASLGMAGAILAEASLSFLGLGIPPPMPSWGAMLSDARTHFASGWHLTVFPAAMITLTVLGFNLLGDGLREWLDPRQRPR, translated from the coding sequence ATGAACCTGACGGGAAAAATCGGTTTGGTCATTGTCGTGGGGTTGCTGCTGGTGGCGTTGGTCGGACCGTTCTTCATTCCGCTGGAGCGGGTGACGTTTCAGGACCTGGAACGCAGTTTTGACCCGCCCTCGTGGCAACATCCGATGGGGCTGGACGAAAACGGCCGCGACATCCTGGCGCGGGTTGTCTATGGGGCGCGAATTTCGCTGTCCGTTGGGGTGACGGTGGTGGTCATTTCAGCCACGGTTGGTCTGCTTCTGGGGTTGCTGTCCGGCTACGCCGGGGGCTGGGTGGACCGCTTCATTTCCGGTTTCTGGTTCAACGTGTTTCTGGCCTTTCCGGGCATTCTGCTGGCCATTGCCACCGTGGCCTTTCTCGGCGCCAGCCTGGCGAACCTCATTTTTGCGCTGTGTGTGATTGGCTGGGTAGGGTATGCCCGGCTTATCCGGGCGCAGGTGCTCAAAGTCCGGGAGTACGACTTCGTGACCGCGGCCCGGGCGCTGGGCGCCAGCGACCTGCGGATTCTGTTCCGGCACATTCTGCCGAATGCTGTGCAGCCGTTGATTGTGCAGGCGAGCCTGGGGATGGCCGGGGCCATTTTGGCTGAGGCCAGTCTGAGTTTTCTGGGGTTGGGGATTCCGCCGCCGATGCCAAGCTGGGGGGCGATGCTGAGTGATGCCCGGACACACTTCGCTTCAGGGTGGCACCTGACTGTTTTTCCAGCCGCCATGATCACCCTGACGGTACTCGGCTTCAACCTGCTGGGAGATGGATTGCGGGAGTGGCTCGATCCCAGGCAGCGCCCCCGGTGA
- a CDS encoding type IV pilus twitching motility protein PilT: MSAPNQLGHIQQSFNQVLQMMLSVSDKVSDLIFSPGRPPQVELVGQLRAVKIQGLEQLTPQHTHAFAQVLLANNPANLEKFEKFGSVDLSYSVPGHSRFRVNVFRQRGTEAIVMRVIPNRIPTLEELGLPPQLRQIADLKNGIVLVTGPTGSGKSSTLAAIINLINETKYYHIVTIEDPIEFIHPHKNSTIHQRELHSDTPDFALALRAALRQAPKVILVGEMRDRETIEIAMEASETGHLVLSTLHTIDAAKTVDRIIGVFPKSEEHIVRTRLAQSFRYIISQRLIPRADQRGRVAAIEILRSTMRTREYIEKGETAGKTLVDAMRDGEIEGMQHFDGVIEKLIRQNVITKEDGLAYATNPGNLMLQLSDMGRPSPQDVMPPTTGGHRIPSESAKPSPAPGVRPGSMLDMLER; the protein is encoded by the coding sequence ATGTCTGCGCCAAACCAACTGGGACACATTCAGCAAAGTTTCAATCAGGTCTTGCAGATGATGTTGTCGGTCTCCGACAAGGTGAGCGACCTCATCTTTTCACCGGGGCGTCCGCCGCAGGTCGAACTTGTCGGACAACTGCGTGCGGTCAAGATTCAGGGGTTGGAGCAACTCACGCCGCAGCATACCCACGCCTTTGCACAGGTGTTGCTCGCCAACAATCCGGCCAACCTCGAAAAGTTTGAAAAGTTCGGTTCGGTGGATTTGTCCTACAGTGTGCCGGGGCACTCGCGTTTCCGCGTCAATGTCTTCAGGCAGCGGGGCACGGAAGCCATTGTCATGCGGGTGATTCCGAATCGGATTCCGACGCTTGAAGAATTGGGGTTGCCGCCCCAGCTCCGCCAGATTGCCGACCTCAAAAACGGCATCGTGCTGGTGACGGGGCCGACCGGAAGCGGCAAGTCCTCCACACTGGCGGCCATCATCAACCTGATCAACGAGACGAAGTACTACCACATCGTCACCATTGAAGACCCCATTGAGTTCATTCACCCGCACAAAAACTCCACAATTCACCAGCGCGAGCTGCACAGCGACACGCCGGATTTTGCCTTGGCGCTGCGGGCTGCCCTGCGGCAGGCGCCCAAGGTCATTCTTGTCGGTGAAATGCGTGACCGCGAAACCATCGAAATTGCGATGGAAGCCTCTGAGACAGGGCACCTGGTGCTCTCGACGCTGCACACGATTGACGCGGCCAAAACCGTGGATCGCATCATCGGCGTTTTCCCGAAAAGTGAAGAGCACATTGTGCGGACGCGCCTGGCGCAGTCGTTTCGCTACATCATTTCCCAGCGGCTCATCCCACGCGCCGACCAGCGGGGGCGGGTGGCGGCCATCGAAATCCTGCGTTCGACAATGCGGACCCGCGAATACATCGAAAAAGGCGAAACCGCCGGGAAAACCCTCGTGGATGCCATGCGCGACGGGGAAATCGAAGGCATGCAGCATTTTGACGGGGTGATCGAAAAGCTCATCCGCCAGAATGTCATCACCAAAGAGGACGGTCTGGCCTACGCCACCAATCCGGGCAACCTCATGTTGCAGTTGAGCGACATGGGGCGTCCGTCGCCGCAGGATGTCATGCCGCCGACCACTGGCGGCCACCGTATACCCAGTGAGTCTGCCAAGCCCTCACCTGCGCCGGGGGTACGTCCCGGCTCAATGCTGGATATGCTTGAACGCTGA
- a CDS encoding DUF962 domain-containing protein, with product MDAASKASAEASPRTFEAFFPHYLAMHSHPMTRMFHFIGTILQVPILLACALTGWWWGLLAIPVVSYGLAWFSHFVFERNRPATWTNPWYSLLGDYKMVGMMLRGQLWR from the coding sequence ATGGACGCGGCTTCCAAGGCATCTGCTGAGGCATCGCCTCGCACCTTCGAGGCGTTCTTCCCACACTATCTCGCCATGCACAGCCATCCCATGACGCGCATGTTCCACTTCATTGGGACGATTTTGCAGGTACCTATCCTGCTGGCCTGTGCCCTGACCGGCTGGTGGTGGGGGCTGCTCGCCATTCCGGTCGTATCTTATGGTCTCGCCTGGTTTTCCCATTTTGTCTTTGAGCGAAACCGGCCCGCGACGTGGACCAACCCGTGGTACTCCCTGCTCGGCGATTACAAAATGGTGGGCATGATGCTGCGGGGGCAGTTGTGGCGCTGA
- a CDS encoding DUF445 domain-containing protein: MLTSVWGTALLHLLIATGHGFLGAWLAVRMVFRPRRAWRLFGWRIPFTPGMIPAEREAFLKRFANVIAERVLTVETIADEIMALGIEGEVGAASLRHYAEQTSSEEFLRHLAQRIVALLADERNAAGIGRRLTEGFANVVIEEVGHTYGLVGRLIAHRLVELGMLKRILTLALEDIAVLLSQNEPARTAMVETITTVGSHLFASEAVNLHVMASDVTPITEFVQSLGRRLDIETLLRTQLERLTDQMIEELIYRAAGRELRMIVRFGALVGLGVGILQAGLFLLTES; encoded by the coding sequence ATGCTGACTTCCGTCTGGGGAACGGCGCTGCTGCATCTGCTGATTGCCACCGGCCATGGCTTTCTTGGGGCGTGGCTGGCGGTGCGGATGGTGTTTCGTCCCCGCCGGGCGTGGCGACTGTTCGGCTGGCGGATTCCCTTCACGCCGGGCATGATCCCGGCAGAACGCGAGGCCTTTCTCAAACGCTTCGCCAATGTCATTGCTGAGCGGGTGCTGACGGTCGAAACCATTGCCGATGAAATCATGGCGTTGGGAATCGAGGGGGAAGTGGGCGCGGCATCCCTCCGGCACTATGCGGAGCAAACTTCCAGCGAGGAATTCCTGCGCCATCTGGCGCAGCGCATTGTCGCGTTGCTGGCCGATGAACGTAACGCTGCCGGTATCGGACGCCGGCTGACCGAAGGGTTTGCCAATGTCGTCATTGAGGAAGTCGGGCACACATACGGTCTGGTCGGGCGTCTGATTGCCCACCGGCTTGTGGAACTGGGGATGCTCAAGCGCATCCTCACCCTGGCGCTCGAAGACATCGCCGTGCTTCTGAGTCAGAACGAGCCGGCACGGACCGCCATGGTGGAAACCATCACCACTGTGGGCAGCCACCTGTTTGCCTCGGAGGCGGTCAACCTGCACGTGATGGCTTCGGATGTCACGCCGATTACCGAGTTTGTGCAGTCGCTTGGCCGCCGGCTTGACATTGAGACCCTGTTGCGGACCCAGCTCGAACGTCTGACCGACCAGATGATTGAGGAACTCATCTACCGCGCAGCCGGCCGGGAGTTGCGCATGATTGTCCGCTTCGGGGCGCTGGTCGGTCTGGGTGTGGGAATTCTTCAGGCCGGGCTTTTTCTGTTGACGGAATCCTGA
- the cmk gene encoding (d)CMP kinase, whose product MKEVTPPAQHIVIAIDGPAGAGKSTIGKLLAAQLGALYIDTGAMYRTVALKGFRLGVIHPSDPPEPLNPEQEARLSEIARTTAITLAGDPFHLQVFADNEDVSEDIRLPVVSRYASIVSAIAGVRSALVAQQRRMGAEGTVVMDGRDIGTHVFPDADVKFFLDASVETRTERRYAEQRARGVDCTREQTRLDVLERDRRDYNRAIAPLRRADDAIWLDTSSLSPEEVLQKMLAFIQERLSTRPTATSQSADASTPPE is encoded by the coding sequence ATGAAGGAAGTCACACCGCCCGCTCAACACATCGTCATTGCCATTGATGGTCCGGCCGGCGCCGGCAAAAGCACCATCGGGAAGCTTCTGGCGGCGCAGCTTGGCGCGCTCTACATCGACACGGGTGCCATGTACCGCACTGTCGCTCTCAAGGGCTTCCGGCTGGGAGTGATTCATCCCAGCGACCCACCCGAACCCCTGAACCCCGAACAGGAAGCCCGGTTGTCCGAAATTGCCCGCACCACAGCGATTACACTGGCCGGCGATCCGTTTCACCTGCAGGTTTTTGCTGACAACGAGGATGTCTCCGAGGACATCCGGCTGCCCGTCGTCAGCCGCTATGCCTCAATTGTGTCGGCTATCGCCGGCGTCCGGTCGGCGCTCGTGGCTCAGCAGCGGCGCATGGGCGCTGAAGGGACGGTCGTCATGGACGGACGCGACATCGGCACCCACGTGTTTCCCGATGCCGACGTGAAGTTTTTTCTCGATGCCAGCGTGGAAACACGCACCGAACGCCGCTATGCCGAGCAGCGCGCACGCGGTGTGGACTGCACCCGCGAACAGACCCGCCTGGACGTGCTCGAACGTGACCGCCGGGATTACAACCGGGCCATTGCCCCGCTACGCCGCGCCGACGATGCCATCTGGCTCGATACGTCGTCACTTTCACCGGAAGAAGTGCTCCAGAAGATGCTGGCGTTCATTCAGGAACGGCTGAGCACCCGGCCGACGGCGACTTCCCAAAGCGCAGACGCCTCCACCCCCCCGGAGTAA
- a CDS encoding CoA pyrophosphatase — protein sequence MGIHLQSGWSVSSQGGADLQRYTVSIEFTRQAAQVLQPWDAGYQPTGGDDVQAAVLVPLFFKQGIPHLLLTKRASHLRRHRGEVAFPGGRRDPQDISPVMTALREAQEEIGLPAEQVLVLGLLETFATHTGFRITPVVGVIPYPMEFRLDDRETEALIEVPLPVIARTEAREVRQFIVNHRLRNVYFFHHADRDPIWGASGYIVQQFLDVVYPLVIADLAGEAVF from the coding sequence ATGGGTATCCATCTCCAATCAGGTTGGTCCGTCAGCAGCCAGGGTGGGGCTGACTTACAACGTTACACGGTCAGCATCGAGTTTACGCGGCAGGCGGCGCAAGTGCTGCAACCGTGGGATGCCGGCTATCAGCCGACCGGCGGTGATGACGTGCAGGCGGCGGTACTGGTTCCATTGTTTTTCAAGCAGGGTATCCCCCACCTGCTGTTGACCAAGCGGGCCTCCCACCTGCGTCGCCACCGTGGGGAAGTAGCCTTTCCGGGCGGACGGCGCGACCCCCAAGACATCTCCCCCGTGATGACGGCGCTGCGCGAAGCCCAGGAAGAAATCGGTCTGCCGGCAGAGCAGGTGCTGGTGCTTGGTTTGCTCGAAACCTTTGCCACGCATACCGGTTTTCGGATTACTCCAGTGGTGGGCGTCATTCCCTACCCTATGGAGTTCCGCCTTGATGACCGCGAAACCGAAGCCCTCATCGAAGTTCCACTACCTGTCATTGCGCGGACTGAAGCCCGTGAAGTGCGGCAGTTCATCGTCAATCACCGTCTCCGCAATGTGTATTTTTTCCATCATGCCGACCGTGACCCAATCTGGGGCGCCTCCGGCTATATCGTCCAGCAGTTTCTGGATGTCGTCTATCCCCTGGTCATCGCCGATCTGGCCGGAGAAGCCGTGTTCTGA
- a CDS encoding superoxide dismutase, which translates to MPFDLPELPYAKDALAPHISATTFEFHHGKHHKAYVDNTNKLIEGTPHADKSLEEIIQAAHTDGNAALFNNAAQVWNHTFFWNSMKPNGGGAPTGELADRINHAFGGLEQFKEAFKQAGVTQFGSGWAWLVLDHGDLKIIKTANADLPLVHGQTALLTCDVWEHAYYLDFQNRRPDFLQAYLDYLINWDFAAANLAQAA; encoded by the coding sequence ATGCCTTTCGACCTGCCAGAACTACCTTACGCCAAGGATGCCCTTGCACCGCATATTTCGGCGACGACATTCGAGTTCCACCACGGCAAACACCACAAGGCCTATGTGGACAACACGAACAAACTCATCGAAGGCACGCCCCATGCCGACAAATCACTGGAAGAAATCATCCAGGCCGCCCATACCGATGGCAATGCAGCCCTGTTCAACAACGCTGCCCAAGTCTGGAACCACACCTTTTTCTGGAATTCGATGAAGCCAAACGGCGGCGGCGCACCGACGGGTGAGCTGGCCGACCGCATCAATCATGCCTTCGGCGGACTTGAGCAATTCAAGGAGGCTTTCAAGCAGGCCGGCGTGACGCAGTTTGGCAGCGGTTGGGCCTGGCTCGTCCTTGACCATGGCGACCTGAAAATCATCAAAACCGCTAACGCCGACCTGCCGCTCGTCCACGGGCAGACGGCGCTGCTGACCTGCGATGTCTGGGAACATGCCTACTATCTCGACTTTCAGAACCGCCGCCCGGATTTCCTCCAGGCGTATCTGGATTACCTGATCAACTGGGATTTTGCGGCGGCCAATCTGGCTCAGGCGGCCTGA
- a CDS encoding LolA-like protein, producing MTLHHVRRTLSKQCMVFLVIALFGWGSLGIVTAPAQSGGRPRTVTQPPTGSAEQEFPSPNAGRSTPPNVRRGSPLDIAQVIERFTENESLLLREFANYIYRQEVRMQTIGFDDRPTGEFYRLSEVSFTESGQRREEVKRFPPSTLQGLQITPADLEDFGTTKPFAITRENAPLYNIEYVTRERLDELDTYVFDVRPKRVPKFEHGGKRFFAGRVWVDTQDLMVVKTAGRTLPEDRNNKFPRFESYRENIDGRFWFPTYVYADDTLEFPNQSIRIRLEIRYTNYRRFQTDVKVLD from the coding sequence ATGACACTCCACCATGTTCGTCGGACACTTTCCAAACAGTGTATGGTGTTTCTGGTCATTGCCCTGTTTGGGTGGGGCAGTTTGGGAATTGTTACAGCCCCGGCACAAAGCGGCGGCCGCCCACGCACCGTGACCCAGCCGCCGACCGGTTCAGCGGAGCAGGAGTTCCCGTCCCCCAATGCTGGTCGCAGCACGCCCCCTAACGTGCGTCGGGGCAGCCCCCTTGACATCGCCCAGGTCATCGAACGCTTCACCGAGAACGAATCCCTGCTGCTGCGGGAGTTCGCCAACTACATTTATCGCCAGGAAGTGCGCATGCAAACCATTGGGTTCGATGACCGGCCGACAGGTGAGTTTTACCGGCTTTCTGAGGTTTCCTTCACCGAAAGCGGACAGCGCCGCGAAGAAGTCAAACGCTTTCCGCCTTCGACCCTGCAGGGACTACAGATCACTCCGGCCGATCTGGAAGACTTCGGAACAACGAAGCCTTTTGCAATCACCAGGGAAAACGCCCCGCTTTACAACATCGAGTACGTGACGCGCGAGCGGCTCGACGAACTCGACACCTATGTTTTTGACGTTCGTCCCAAGCGCGTCCCCAAATTCGAGCATGGCGGGAAGCGGTTTTTCGCCGGCCGCGTCTGGGTGGACACCCAGGACCTCATGGTGGTCAAAACGGCCGGGCGGACGCTGCCCGAAGACCGAAACAACAAGTTCCCGCGCTTCGAGAGCTACCGCGAAAACATTGATGGCAGGTTCTGGTTTCCAACCTACGTCTATGCCGATGACACGCTGGAGTTTCCAAACCAGTCCATCCGTATCCGGCTGGAGATTCGTTACACCAACTACCGGCGTTTCCAGACCGATGTGAAAGTGCTCGACTAA
- a CDS encoding sterol desaturase family protein, producing MKNLILSAIPFFLLTIILEAVWDKIKGTGFVTWKDSLTNIAIGTGSLLGKFIPTATIYWFCWYISPLRIEPAWWSWAVVLLLDDFFYYWFHRISHESRFFWNMHVVHHSSDHYNLSVAVRQSWFGGLVAWVFYVPIALLGFPPEMMLTAHAINLLYQYWIHTQFIGRLGWLEWIFNCPTHHRVHHGVNEPYLDKNYGGILIIWDRLFGTFAEETEPVRYGIIKPLRSYNPLWANLHAWKEMLDAMRTRPTWREKWQCVWGAPAMNPAQAPAWQPETRATAQV from the coding sequence ATGAAAAACCTTATTCTTTCGGCTATCCCGTTTTTTCTGCTCACCATCATCCTGGAAGCTGTCTGGGACAAAATCAAGGGAACGGGTTTCGTCACCTGGAAAGACAGCCTGACCAACATTGCGATTGGCACCGGAAGCCTGCTGGGCAAATTCATCCCCACCGCCACAATTTACTGGTTCTGCTGGTACATTTCACCGCTCAGAATCGAACCCGCCTGGTGGTCGTGGGCCGTGGTGCTGCTGCTCGATGACTTCTTCTACTACTGGTTTCACCGGATCAGCCACGAGAGCCGGTTCTTCTGGAACATGCACGTTGTCCACCATTCGAGCGATCACTACAACCTGAGTGTGGCCGTCCGCCAGAGCTGGTTTGGGGGATTGGTGGCGTGGGTTTTCTACGTGCCCATTGCATTGCTCGGTTTCCCGCCGGAGATGATGCTGACGGCGCATGCCATCAATCTGCTGTATCAGTATTGGATTCACACGCAGTTCATCGGGCGCTTGGGCTGGCTCGAATGGATTTTCAACTGTCCGACGCACCATCGCGTTCACCACGGCGTCAACGAGCCTTACCTGGACAAAAACTACGGTGGGATTCTCATCATCTGGGACCGGCTCTTTGGCACTTTTGCTGAGGAAACCGAGCCGGTGCGCTATGGCATCATCAAGCCCCTGCGCAGTTACAACCCGCTGTGGGCCAATCTTCACGCCTGGAAAGAAATGCTTGATGCGATGCGGACCCGCCCGACCTGGCGTGAGAAATGGCAGTGCGTCTGGGGCGCACCGGCGATGAATCCAGCCCAAGCGCCGGCCTGGCAGCCGGAGACAAGGGCGACCGCACAGGTCTGA